GGTGACCTTCTTGATCATCTCGCCGCCGTAGAGGTACGGCTCCATCTCCTCAAGCAGGTGCTTCTTGCCGTAGAGGACGCCGATACCGGTCGGACCGGCCATCTTGTGGCCCGAGAAGGCCAGGAAGTCAGCGTCGATGGCTTCCACGTCGACTGGGCGGTTCGGGACCGACTGCGCGCCGTCGACGAAGATGTACGACCCGTGGTCGTGGGCGATGTCCGCCAGCTCCGAGACCGGATTGACCGTGCCGAGCGTGTTCGAGACGTGGACGACGCTGACCATCGCGGTATCGTCGGTGATGATCTCGCGGGCGTGGTCCATGTCGAGCGTGCCGTCCTCGTCGACGCTGATGTACCGACACGTCGCGCCGGTCTTCTTGGCGATCTGCTGCCAGGTGACCAGCGAGGCGTGGTGTTCCATCTCCGTGAGGACGACCTCGTCTTCTGGCCCGAGTTCGTTCAGGCCCCAGGCGTAGGCGACGAGGTTCTCACTCTCCGTCGTGTTCTTCGTAAAGACGATTTCCTCGCGCTCGCCCGACGCGCCGATGAACTCGGCGACGCGGTCGTGGGCCTTCTCGTAGGCGACGCTGGCCTCCTGGCTGAGTTGGTGGAGGCCGCGGTGGACGTTGGCGTTCGTCGTCCGGTAGTAGTCAGCGATGGTCTCGACGACCGGCTCGGGCGTCTGCGTTGTGGCCGCGTTGTCGAGGTACACCACCTGCTCGCCGTCGAATTCGCGCTGGAGGATGGGGAAGTCCTCGCGGATACGCTCCACGTCCAGTAGTTCAGATTCAGCGTGTCCCATTACCTCTATACAGGGACTCGACAGGCAACATTCCTTCGGTCGCAGGTATTACGGAACGGTTCGACGAGAGTGCGGCCAGTCAATGTGACAGCCTGCAGACGGGCCAGTAAACGAGCGCTCAGCACCACCGCAGCCGCGTTGACGATTAGTGGCGTTCCGGAGCGCGAACCGGCGGGGTTTCCTGACAGGCGGGACAACTGACTGGCGTATCTCCGTCTACTCTACGGGTCCGCGCCCGACGGTGTAGACGCGATGACTGGTGTCAGACAGGGTCAGTGTGTCCCGTCCGTCGATGACGACTGAGCCCGCTGGTCGGCCTATCGAGTCCCAGTCTAGCGCCCCGAACTCGTCGTGCGGTGTGACCATGACGATAGCGTCGTAGTCCCGCTCTGACGCCCGAGAAAGTGGTAGCTGCTCCAGGTCGAACTCGGCGGTATCGTCGAGAAGCGGGTCGATCCCGTCGACGTCGGCCCCGGCCGCTGACAGCCTCTCTGCGATTGGACGGGCCGGCGATGTCTGCGTTTCCTCCACACCGGGTCGATAGGTCAGCCCGAGCACAAGGACGCTGGCCGCGGCCAGTTCCACGCCGTCGGCGGCCAGTTCCTCGCGGAGTGTCTCGACTGTAAACACCGGCATCGAATCGTTGACCTCGCGTGCGGTTTCGAGCAACGGCGCCTCGGTGTCAAACGGTTCGATGAGGAAGTGGGGGTAGACCGGGATACAGTGGCCACCAACTCCGGGTCCAGGATCGTGGATGTCACAGAACGGTTGCGTGTTGGCAGCCTCGATTGCTGCCCGAACGTCGACGTCAAGCTCGTCGGTGAACGTCGCTAGCTCGTTTGCCAGCGCGATGTTGACATCACGGTACAACCCTTCAAACAGCTTGACACATTCGGCAGTGGTTGCGTCGGCGACAGCGATAACACCGCTGTCGTTGATACTGGCGTAGATGCACTCTGCCAGTCGGGTGCTCTCATCGTCGACACCGCCAACGACCTTCGGGTACGCGCCGCGGATGTCCTGAATAGCGCGTCCACTCGCGGTCCGCTCGGGACAGAATGCGACACCGAACGCATCGGTCTCTAAGCCGGCTGCCGCAGCGATGCCGGGCCGGACGTGGTCAGCAGTCGTCCGTGGTGGAACGGTGCACTCAACGAGGACGAGGTCGCCGGGCGCGACGCCCTCCGCAATCCCGTCGATAGCAGCGTCAAGCATGGAGAGATCGGGCTCAGACGTGTCCGTAAGTGGTGTTGGTACGATGACGACGTGAACGGTCGCTGCAGCCGCCGCAGCGGCCGGGTCAGACGTCGCGCGAAGTTCCCCGGCGGCGACACAGTCTGCCACTAAATCGGGCAGTCCCGGTTCGCGCTGGACGTGGCAGTTGCCAGCATTGACACTTTCAACGACTGCCGGATCGATGTCGACACCGATGACAGCGCCACAGACGTCGGCAAACACAGCAGCCAGAGGGAGCCCCATCTTGCCGAGTCCGTACACTGCCACCGGAAGGGTTCCGTTTTCAAACGCGGTTTGAACCTGCTCGGCAGTGGCGTCGTTCCCGTAAACGCCACCTACTGACTCAGTCTGTCTGTGCATTGGTGGTGAACTCCCTTTCCGAAGACCCCGCGTCGAACGCTTTTCGGTCAATTGTCTGTGCTAACTCGACGGCTCGGATCCCGTCCTCACCTGTGACACGCGGTTGGCTGTTCGTCTGTACAGCATCGAGGAAGGACTCGAGTTCGCGTTTGAGTGGTTCCCCGGTGCGTACTGCCGGCTTCTCGACGATACTCTCATGGCGGTACCGGACCTCGTTGTCCGTCGCAACGTACTCCGGAACTGACTGGCGATGGACTTCTAGTGACTGATCAATGAAGTCAGCAGTCACGTAACAGGAATCCGCGGTGATTTTGAACTGGCGGATCTTCTTTTCTGTGACCCTGCTCGCCGTCAGTGAGCCGATGACTCCGGAGGAGAACTCTAACGTTGCTGTCGCGTATCGGCCCTGTGCAGCGCCGCTGACCTGAATATCTGATACTGCGGACGGCAGGAGATGACAGATCAGATCGATGTCGTGTATCATGAGGTCGGTGACTGCCGAGTCCTCAACGGTGCGATCGACTGACGGCCCTAGCCGTTTGGCCGACACAGAAATAACATCGATATCTGCGAGGATCTCCTCTAAGACCTCTGTCACAGGGTTGAACCGCTCTATATGGCCTACCTGAAGGGTCACGTCCACGGCATCCGCAGCGTCGATGAGGTCGCGTCCGGTCGCAGTCTTCACGACCAACGGCTTTTCGATCAACATCCCAGTCCCAGCGTCAATACACTGTCGAGCAACCTCGGCGTGGTACCGCGTCGGGACGGCGATTGAGACCGCATCGGCTTGCTTGCACAGGTCCGCGCTGTCACAGGCCCGGACCTCATTTTTGTCAGCGATCTGCTTTGCTCGGTCCGCGTTGGCGTCGGCCACACCGATCAGCGTCGCACCGGACAGTTCGTTGTAGACACGGGCGTGGTGTCGACCCATTGCTCCGACGC
The genomic region above belongs to Haloarcula hispanica ATCC 33960 and contains:
- a CDS encoding aminotransferase class V-fold PLP-dependent enzyme encodes the protein MGHAESELLDVERIREDFPILQREFDGEQVVYLDNAATTQTPEPVVETIADYYRTTNANVHRGLHQLSQEASVAYEKAHDRVAEFIGASGEREEIVFTKNTTESENLVAYAWGLNELGPEDEVVLTEMEHHASLVTWQQIAKKTGATCRYISVDEDGTLDMDHAREIITDDTAMVSVVHVSNTLGTVNPVSELADIAHDHGSYIFVDGAQSVPNRPVDVEAIDADFLAFSGHKMAGPTGIGVLYGKKHLLEEMEPYLYGGEMIKKVTFEDATWNDLPWKFEAGTPVICQGIALAEACDYLDDIGMERIQRHEEQLAQYALEQLRDEGDVETYGPSAGTERGGLVAFNLDSVHAHDLSSILNDSAVAIRAGDHCTQPLHDKMGVPASARASFYIYNTREEVDKLVSAIDDARQLFA
- a CDS encoding Gfo/Idh/MocA family protein, which encodes MGETLDVGVVGVGAMGRHHARVYNELSGATLIGVADANADRAKQIADKNEVRACDSADLCKQADAVSIAVPTRYHAEVARQCIDAGTGMLIEKPLVVKTATGRDLIDAADAVDVTLQVGHIERFNPVTEVLEEILADIDVISVSAKRLGPSVDRTVEDSAVTDLMIHDIDLICHLLPSAVSDIQVSGAAQGRYATATLEFSSGVIGSLTASRVTEKKIRQFKITADSCYVTADFIDQSLEVHRQSVPEYVATDNEVRYRHESIVEKPAVRTGEPLKRELESFLDAVQTNSQPRVTGEDGIRAVELAQTIDRKAFDAGSSEREFTTNAQTD
- a CDS encoding nucleotide sugar dehydrogenase — protein: MHRQTESVGGVYGNDATAEQVQTAFENGTLPVAVYGLGKMGLPLAAVFADVCGAVIGVDIDPAVVESVNAGNCHVQREPGLPDLVADCVAAGELRATSDPAAAAAAATVHVVIVPTPLTDTSEPDLSMLDAAIDGIAEGVAPGDLVLVECTVPPRTTADHVRPGIAAAAGLETDAFGVAFCPERTASGRAIQDIRGAYPKVVGGVDDESTRLAECIYASINDSGVIAVADATTAECVKLFEGLYRDVNIALANELATFTDELDVDVRAAIEAANTQPFCDIHDPGPGVGGHCIPVYPHFLIEPFDTEAPLLETAREVNDSMPVFTVETLREELAADGVELAAASVLVLGLTYRPGVEETQTSPARPIAERLSAAGADVDGIDPLLDDTAEFDLEQLPLSRASERDYDAIVMVTPHDEFGALDWDSIGRPAGSVVIDGRDTLTLSDTSHRVYTVGRGPVE